The sequence below is a genomic window from Acetobacteroides hydrogenigenes.
TCGCCTCTAATGGCTGTTTGGAATAGGATGAAGCTATGAATGTAACAGACGAAGAACTAGGATGTTTCATAAGGACTTTAAGGGATAGTGGAGGATACGACCTCAGCGATTATTCTGATAAATCGCTGAAGAGAAGGCTACAGAAGGTCCTAGATGACTCTAGGCTCCCCTTTGGCACCTTTATTGGGAACATCAAGCAAGACAGGCTTTTCGCCGAAAAGGTTCTAAAGGATATTACCGTAAATACCACAGAACTTTTCCGCGACCCACAAATGTGGCAAACCCTAAGGCATCGCATACTACCCCGTTTTAAAGCAAATAAAACAATAAACATTTGGCACGCAGGATGCTCTACCGGTCAAGAAGTTTACTCGATGATCATCTTGCTAAACGAGATGGGCCTGCTTGACAAAGCAAAAATTGTAGCAACCGACATCAACAATGATGTGCTTGATGTTGCCCGTAAAGGACAGTACAAGTATCGCTTCAATATAAGCTACCTCGACAACTTCGATCAGGTTATGAAGCACAACCCTTTTAACTACGACGAGGTTTACGATGTTTCCTACGAAAAGTATTTCGTAATAGATAAGGCTAAAGATATTCTTTCCATAAAAAAGGAGTATACCGAGATCCCCTTTTTTAGGAAGCATGATTTGGTAAAGGACGGAACCTTTGTTTACGCCAAGTTCGACATTGTATTCTGTAGGAATGTAATTATTTACTTCAACAATAAGCTGCAGAACAACGTGTTTAACCTATTCCATCAGAACCTTTACCCAAAAGGATGCCTAATTCTTGGTGCACACGAAGCAATTCTTGGACCTTGGGCTCCCCGGTTCGAAAAGAATGGATCATTCTACACAAAGAAATAAGCAAATGCTATGGCAGCAGAAATAGGTATAGTTGAAACTCGCAACGTTTTTAAGCTCATACTCGAAAAGCACGAGCATGACTTTAGGGACTACTCTATAACATTTCTAAAGCGAAGATTGGAGCACATACTTCAACTCCACGGGATACGAGATACCGAAGCTATAATGCGAAAACTAGATCTGGACAAATCTTACTTTAACCAGTTTCTAGCCGATTTTGTTCCATCAACAACAGAGATGTTCCGAGATCCATCGCTATGGAGATACCTCAAAGAAACCATTCTACCCGAGCTCTCCAAAAGCATATCGCCAATCAAGATATGGATCCCATCGTGGGATAGCGGAGAGGAGCTATACTCGCTTGCTATTACCTTAAAAGAAATGGAACTCCTTAGCCGAACAAAAATTTTTGCCTCAACCTACTCAGAACTTGTAACAAAAAACATCAAAGAAGGGAAGGTTGACCCTAAAAAGATGGAAATGAACGAGGCAAACTACCAACGCTTTCAAGGAAAAACCATATTCGGGAACTACTTTAAGCCCGCAGCAGACGGCTCTCTATTATTTAAAACAGAGTTGATTCGAGATGTAGTATTTGTAAGACAAAATGCTAATTTTGATAGCTCGGTTCCGGGGTGTAACCTTATACTCTTCAGGAATCAGCTTATATATATGAATATTAGCCAAGAAGAGAAGGTTATCAGCAACCTAAGAGACAACCTAAATACAGGTGGATTTTTGGCTATTGGTATAAAAGAGAACCTAGAGCATCTTGGTTGTGGAAGCAGCTTTATCAACTTGAACAGTTCAGAAAAGGTTTATAAAAAGAAAAATGGATAGCCTATGTATAAAGCAATAATAATTGGCGGATCGGCTGGAAGCTTTCAGGTAATAA
It includes:
- a CDS encoding CheR family methyltransferase encodes the protein MNVTDEELGCFIRTLRDSGGYDLSDYSDKSLKRRLQKVLDDSRLPFGTFIGNIKQDRLFAEKVLKDITVNTTELFRDPQMWQTLRHRILPRFKANKTINIWHAGCSTGQEVYSMIILLNEMGLLDKAKIVATDINNDVLDVARKGQYKYRFNISYLDNFDQVMKHNPFNYDEVYDVSYEKYFVIDKAKDILSIKKEYTEIPFFRKHDLVKDGTFVYAKFDIVFCRNVIIYFNNKLQNNVFNLFHQNLYPKGCLILGAHEAILGPWAPRFEKNGSFYTKK
- a CDS encoding CheR family methyltransferase, producing the protein MAAEIGIVETRNVFKLILEKHEHDFRDYSITFLKRRLEHILQLHGIRDTEAIMRKLDLDKSYFNQFLADFVPSTTEMFRDPSLWRYLKETILPELSKSISPIKIWIPSWDSGEELYSLAITLKEMELLSRTKIFASTYSELVTKNIKEGKVDPKKMEMNEANYQRFQGKTIFGNYFKPAADGSLLFKTELIRDVVFVRQNANFDSSVPGCNLILFRNQLIYMNISQEEKVISNLRDNLNTGGFLAIGIKENLEHLGCGSSFINLNSSEKVYKKKNG